A stretch of the Erinaceus europaeus chromosome 1, mEriEur2.1, whole genome shotgun sequence genome encodes the following:
- the SLC12A5 gene encoding solute carrier family 12 member 5 isoform X4: protein MLNNLTDCEDGDGGANPGDGNPKESSPFINSTDTEKGKEYDGKNMALFEEEMDTSPMVSSLLSGLANYTNLPQGSREHEEAENNEGGKKKPVQAPRMGTFMGVYLPCLQNIFGVILFLRLTWVVGIAGIMESFCMVFICCSCTMLTAISMSAIATNGVVPAGGSYYMISRSLGPEFGGAVGLCFYLGTTFAGAMYILGTIEILLAYLFPAMAIFKAEDASGEAAAMLNNMRVYGTCVLTCMATVVFVGVKYVNKFALVFLGCVILSILAIYAGVIKSAFDPPNFPICLLGNRTLSRHGFDICAKLAWEGNETVTTQLWGLFCSSRLLNATCDEYFTRNNVTEIQGIPGAASGLIKENLWSSYLTKGVIVEKRGMSSVDSLESTPVDMDHPYVFSDMTSYFTLLVGIYFPSVTGIMAGSNRSGDLRDAQKSIPTGTILAIATTSAVYISSVVLFGACIEGVVLRDKFGEAVNGNLVVGTLAWPSPWVIVIGSFFSTCGAGLQSLTGAPRLLQAISRDGIVPFLQVFGHGKANGEPTWALLLTACICEIGILIASLDEVAPILSMFFLMCYMFVNLACAVQTLLRTPNWRPRFRYYHWTLSFLGMSLCLALMFICSWYYALVAMLIAGLIYKYIEYRGAEKEWGDGIRGLSLSAARYALLRLEEGPPHTKNWRPQLLVLVRVDQDQNVVHPQLLSLTSQLKAGKGLTIVGSVLEGTFLDNHPQAQRAEESIRRLMEAEKVKGFCQVVISSNLRDGVSHLIQSGGLGGLQHNTVLVGWPRNWRQKEDHQTWRNFIELVRETTAGHLALLVTKNVSMFPGNPERFSEGSIDVWWIVHDGGMLMLLPFLLRHHKVWRKCKMRIFTVAQMDDNSIQMKKDLTTFLYHLRITAEVEVVEMHESDISAYTYEKTLVMEQRSQILKQMHLTKNEREREIQSITDESRGSIRRKNPANTRLRLNVPEETTGDSEEKPEEEVQLIHDQSAPSCPSSSPSPGEEPEGEGETDPEKVHLTWTKDKSVAEKNKGPSPVSSEGIKDFFSMKPEWENLNQSNVRRMHTAVRLNEVIVKKSRDAKLVLLNMPGPPRNRNGDENYMEFLEVLTEHLDRVMLVRGGGREVITIYS, encoded by the exons ATGCTCAACAACCTGACGGACTGCGAGGACGGCGATGGGGGAGCCAACCCCG GTGATGGCAACCCCAAGGAGAGCAGCCCTTTCATCAACAGCACtgacacagagaagggaaaggagtacGATGGCAAAAACATGGCTCTGTTTGAG GAGGAGATGGACACCAGCCCCATGGTGTCCTCTTTGCTCAGTGGCCTGGCTAACTACACCAACCTGCCCCAGGGAAGCAGGGAGCATGAAGAGGCAGAAAACAATGAGGGTGGAAAAAAGAAGCCAGTGCAG gcccCACGCATGGGCACCTTCATGGGCGTGTACCTGCCGTGCCTGCAGAACATTTTTGGTGTCATCCTCTTCCTGCGACTCACTTGGGTAGTGGGCATTGCAGGCATCATGGAGTCCTTCTGCATGGTCTTCATCTGCTGCTCCTGT ACGATGCTCACTGCCATCTCCATGAGTGCAATTGCCACCAATGGTGTCGTGCCTG ctGGAGGCTCCTACTACATGATTTCTAGGTCTCTGGGCCCAGAGTTCGGGGGCGCTGTGGGCCTCTGCTTCTACCTGGGCACTACCTTTGCTGGGGCCATGTACATCCTGGGCACCATCGAAATCCTGCTG GCTTACCTCTTCCCAGCGATGGCTATTTTTAAAGCAGAAGATGCCAGTGGGGAGGCAGCAGCCATGTTGAACAATATGCGTGTTTATGGCACCTGTGTGCTCACCTGCATGGCCACCGTGGTATTTGTGGGCGTCAAATATGTCAACAAGTTTGCCCTTGTCTTTCTGGGTTGTGTCATCCTCTCCATCCTAGCCATTTATGCTGGGGTTATCAAATCTGCCTTCGATCCACCCAACTTCCC aATCTGCCTCCTGGGGAACCGCACACTGTCTCGCCATGGCTTTGATATCTGTGCCAAGTTGGCTTGGGAAGGAAATGAGACAGTGACCACACAGCTCTGGGGCCTTTTCTGCTCCTCCCGCCTTCTCAACGCCACCTGTGATGAGTACTTCACCCGAAACAATGTCACAGAGATCCAGGGCATTCCTGGAGCTGCCAGTGGCCTCATCAAAG AGAACCTCTGGAGCTCTTACCTGACCAAGGGAGTGATTGTGGAGAAGCGTGGCATGTCCTCAGTGGACTCATTAGAGAGCACCCCAGTTGACATGGACCACCCTTATGTCTTCAGTGATATGACCTCCTACTTCACTCTACTGGTTGGCATCTACTTCCCCTCTGTAACAG GGATCATGGCTGGCTCTAACCGCTCTGGAGATCTGCGGGATGCCCAGAAGTCAATTCCCACTGGCACCATCCTGGCCATCGCCACGACCTCTGCTGTCT ACATCAGCTCCGTTGTTCTGTTTGGGGCCTGCATTGAGGGTGTTGTCTTGCGGGACAA GTTTGGTGAAGCTGTGAATGGCAACCTGGTGGTGGGCACACTGGCCTGGCCATCCCCCTGGGTCATTGTCATTGGATCCTTCTTTTCTACATGTGGGGCTGGACTGCAGAGCCTCACAGGGGCCCCACGCCTGCTGCAGGCCATCTCCCGGGATGGTATAGTGCCATTCCTGCAG gtTTTTGGCCATGGCAAAGCCAACGGGGAGCCCACATGGGCCTTGCTCCTGACTGCCTGCATCTGCGAGATTGGCATCCTCATTGCCTCCCTCGATGAGGTCGCTCCCATCCTCTCCAT GTTCTTCCTGATGTGCTACATGTTTGTGAATCTGGCCTGTGCGGTACAGACGCTGCTAAGGACACCCAACTGGAGGCCACGGTTTCGCTATTACCACTG GACACTTTCCTTCCTGGGAatgagcctctgcctggccctTATGTTCATCTGCTCCTGGTACTATGCCCTGGTGGCCATGCTCATTGCTGGGCTCATCTACAAGTATATTGAGTACCGAGG GGCAGAGAAGGAGTGGGGTGATGGGATCCGAGGCCTGTCTCTCAGTGCTGCTCGTTATGCTCTTTTGCGTCTAGAAGAAGGACCCCCGCACACCAAGAACTGGAG GCCACAACTGCTGGTGCTGGTGCGTGTGGACCAAGACCAGAATGTGGTACACCCACAGCTGCTCTCGTTGACCTCCCAGCTCAAGGCAGGGAAGGGACTGACCATTGTGGGCTCTGTTCTTGAGGGAACCTTTCTGGACAACCATCCCCAGGCCCAGCGGGCTGAGGAG TCTATCCGGCGCTTGATGGAAGCAGAGAAGGTGAAAGGTTTCTGCCAAGTAGTAATTTCCTCCAATCTGCGTGATGGCGTGTCCCATCTGATTCAGTCTGGGGGTCTCGGGGGGCTGCAGCACAACACTGTGCTTGTTGGCTGGCCCCGCAACTGGCGGCAGAAGGAGGACCATCAGACGTGGAGGAACTTCATTG AACTGGTCCGGGAAACCACAGCTGGTCACTTGGCTCTGCTGGTCACCAAGAATGTTTCCATGTTTCCCGGGAACCCCGAGCGCTTCTCTGAGGGCAGCATTGATGTCTGGTGGATCGTGCACGACGGGGGCATGCTCATGCTGCTGCCCTTCCTGCTGCGGCACCACAAG GTCTGGCGGAAGTGCAAGATGCGTATCTTTACTGTGGCCCAGATGGATGACAATAGCATCCAGATGAAGAAGGACCTAACCACATTTCTGTACCATTTACGTATCACTGCTGAGGTTGAGGTGGTGGAGATG CATGAAAGTGACATCTCAGCTTACACCTATGAGAAGACATTGGTGATGGAGCAGCGTTCCCAGATCCTCAAACAGATGCATTTAACCAAGAACGAGAGGGAGCGCGAG ATCCAGAGCATCACAGATGAGTCTCGTGGTTCAATACGAAGAAAGAATCCAGCCAACACTAGACTCCGCCTAAATGTCCCAGAAGAGACGACTGGGGACAGTGAGGAGAAGCCAGAGGAGGAG GTGCAGCTGATCCATGACCAAAGTGCTCCTAGCTGTCCCAGCAGTTCTCCGTCCCCGGGAGAGGAgccagagggggagggagagacagatccTGAGAAGGTGCATCTCACCTGGACCAAGGACAAGTCGGTGGCTGAGAAGAATAAGGGTCCCAGCCCTGTCTCTTCTGAAGGCATCAAGGACTTCTTCAGCATGAAGCC GGAGTGGGAAAACTT GAACCAGTCCAACGTGCGGCGCATGCACACGGCGGTGCGGCTGAACGAGGTCATCGTGAAGAAGTCCCGGGACGCCAAGCTGGTTTTGCTCAACATGCCCGGGCCTCCCCGCAATCGCAACGGCGACGAAAACT ACATGGAGTTCCTCGAGGTCCTCACCGAGCACCTGGACCGGGTGATGTTGGTCCGCGGCGGCGGCCGCGAGGTCATCACCATATACTCCTGA